A region of uncultured Fusobacterium sp. DNA encodes the following proteins:
- a CDS encoding pitrilysin family protein, whose product MSIVVKKLDNGIPVLIDNIESINTVSLGIFVNTGSRNEYPEESGVSHYIEHMMFKGTETRTAKEISEIIDNEGGMINAYTSRDLTVYYIQMLSNKIGTGIDVLSDMFMNSTFSEENLEKERNVIIEEIRMYDDIPEEIIHDENVKYAVTGVQSNSVLGTIESLKGITRERFLKYFNEQYVASNLVISVAGKVDVDDIYTLLNKGLGKFRDSNFRRDIDTSFIINGGENLIKKETNQVHLCFNTRGNGVKDDMKYPGAIISSVLGGNMSSRLFQKIREERGLAYSVYSYGTAFLEGGLFTIYAGTTKESYKEVLEIIKNEFNDIRKNGITESELQKSKNQFLSMLTFSLESSKGKMSRMANSYLLYDKVIDIDEIIEKIEKITLEDIKKTAEYLFQEEYYSYTVLGDI is encoded by the coding sequence ATGAGCATAGTAGTAAAAAAACTAGATAATGGAATACCTGTTTTAATTGATAATATAGAGAGTATTAATACAGTAAGCTTAGGAATATTTGTAAATACAGGATCAAGAAATGAGTATCCAGAAGAAAGTGGAGTTTCTCACTATATTGAACATATGATGTTTAAAGGAACAGAGACAAGAACAGCTAAAGAGATATCAGAGATAATTGACAATGAAGGTGGAATGATCAATGCTTACACAAGTAGAGATCTTACAGTTTACTATATTCAAATGCTTTCAAATAAAATAGGAACTGGAATAGATGTATTGTCAGATATGTTTATGAATTCAACTTTCAGTGAGGAAAACCTAGAAAAAGAAAGAAATGTAATAATTGAAGAGATTAGAATGTATGATGATATACCAGAGGAGATAATACATGATGAAAATGTAAAATATGCAGTTACTGGTGTTCAATCAAATAGTGTTTTAGGAACTATTGAAAGCTTAAAAGGGATAACTAGAGAGAGATTTTTAAAATATTTTAATGAACAATATGTAGCTTCAAATCTAGTGATATCAGTAGCAGGAAAAGTTGATGTTGATGATATTTACACTCTTTTAAATAAAGGGCTTGGAAAATTTAGAGATAGCAACTTTAGAAGAGACATTGATACATCATTTATAATTAATGGTGGAGAAAATCTAATAAAGAAAGAAACAAATCAAGTACACCTATGTTTTAATACAAGAGGTAATGGGGTAAAAGATGATATGAAATATCCTGGAGCAATTATCTCTAGTGTATTAGGTGGAAATATGAGTTCTAGACTTTTTCAAAAGATAAGAGAGGAAAGAGGATTAGCTTATTCTGTATATAGTTATGGAACAGCATTTTTAGAAGGTGGACTATTTACTATCTATGCTGGAACTACAAAGGAAAGTTATAAAGAAGTGTTAGAAATTATTAAAAATGAGTTTAATGATATTAGAAAAAATGGAATTACTGAATCAGAGCTTCAAAAATCTAAAAATCAATTTTTAAGTATGTTAACTTTTAGCTTAGAAAGTAGTAAAGGAAAAATGAGCAGAATGGCAAACTCTTATCTGCTATATGATAAAGTAATTGATATAGATGAGATAATTGAAAAAATTGAGAAAATAACTTTAGAGGATATAAAGAAAACAGCTGAATATCTATTCCAAGAAGAATATTATTCATACACAGTATTAGGAGATATATAA
- a CDS encoding LptF/LptG family permease, producing MKIIDRYISKNFIKSFLLSLIAFVGIFLVSQLFKVIRYVSDGRFSADESIIYILTMIPKILIDVAPLAVLLGSLMTISSMASNLEIISLKTSGISFKRIILFPVLISLIISGVVFYINDSLYPYALRKNREIKSRDVIVREAPIEKNNAFLRGENGNYIYLVGKINRKTGFAENIEIIDLNSKFDKVERIITAKEGRYNFSKEIWMLKDANIYDGEKIAKPIEKEIFTEARYNDEPDKFITQNVEPRTLTIKELKKSIREIKSVGGDTREFLVELGNRYSFPFASFIISFLGLSLGSRYVRGASAINLALSVALGYGYYIVQASFEALSINGFLNPFIGGWIPNIIFLVVGIYFVYRSEY from the coding sequence ATGAAGATAATTGATAGATATATAAGTAAAAATTTTATAAAATCATTCTTATTAAGTTTAATAGCTTTTGTTGGAATATTTTTAGTAAGCCAATTATTTAAAGTAATAAGATATGTAAGTGATGGAAGATTTTCAGCAGATGAATCAATAATCTATATTCTTACAATGATACCTAAAATTTTAATTGATGTAGCTCCATTAGCTGTTCTTCTTGGATCACTTATGACAATAAGTTCAATGGCATCAAATTTAGAGATAATCTCTTTGAAAACCTCTGGAATTAGTTTTAAAAGAATAATTCTTTTTCCAGTTTTAATCTCTTTAATAATTTCAGGTGTAGTATTTTATATTAATGATTCACTATATCCTTATGCTCTTAGAAAAAATAGAGAGATAAAAAGTAGAGATGTTATTGTAAGAGAGGCTCCAATTGAAAAAAATAATGCTTTTTTAAGAGGAGAAAATGGAAATTATATCTATTTGGTGGGAAAAATCAATAGAAAAACTGGTTTTGCTGAAAACATAGAGATTATAGATTTGAATAGTAAATTTGATAAGGTAGAGAGAATAATCACAGCAAAAGAGGGAAGATATAACTTTAGTAAAGAGATTTGGATGTTAAAAGATGCCAATATCTATGATGGTGAAAAAATAGCTAAACCTATTGAAAAAGAGATATTTACTGAAGCAAGATATAATGATGAACCAGATAAATTTATAACTCAAAATGTAGAGCCAAGAACTCTTACTATAAAAGAATTAAAAAAATCTATTAGAGAGATAAAAAGTGTAGGTGGAGATACAAGAGAGTTTTTAGTTGAATTAGGAAATAGATATTCTTTTCCGTTTGCAAGTTTTATAATCTCTTTCTTAGGATTGTCTTTGGGAAGTAGATATGTGAGGGGAGCATCAGCTATAAATTTAGCATTATCAGTAGCCTTAGGTTATGGTTATTATATAGTTCAAGCTTCATTTGAGGCTTTAAGTATAAATGGTTTTTTAAATCCATTTATAGGTGGTTGGATTCCTAATATCATATTTTTAGTTGTAGGAATCTATTTTGTATATAGATCAGAGTATTAA
- a CDS encoding LptF/LptG family permease gives MKIIEKYILEEVKMPILFGISLFTFIFLIDIIVAMMENIIVKGISIIDIIRILSFYLPPILSQTIPMGMFLGVMLTFSKFTRTSEATAMSSIGMGIKEIVKPIFILACATTLFIFFLQESIIPRSFKKLQYITTKIAYENPVFQLKEKTFIDEVDEYNLYVDRIEGKDRQAKGVLIFQKDENENFPTVLVGEKAFWKDSAMVITKSKFFDFDKDGKEKLRGEFDDKKVPLTAYFDGIDIKVKDIEAMSIGMLLKEIKNQTPDEKIRYEVEINRKIALPLSTIMLSLLGVFMSIGHHRSGKGANFALSMVVVFTYITLLNIGMVMANRGKIPPFIGVWTPNLVLFFLTFIFYRKKARGI, from the coding sequence ATGAAAATAATAGAAAAGTATATACTAGAAGAGGTAAAAATGCCAATATTATTTGGTATCTCTCTATTTACTTTTATATTCTTAATAGACATTATTGTAGCTATGATGGAAAATATAATAGTAAAGGGGATATCAATTATTGATATAATAAGAATACTATCTTTTTATTTACCCCCAATATTATCACAAACTATTCCAATGGGAATGTTTTTAGGTGTGATGTTAACATTTTCAAAATTTACAAGAACAAGTGAAGCAACAGCTATGAGTTCAATAGGAATGGGAATTAAAGAGATTGTAAAACCAATATTTATTTTAGCTTGTGCTACAACTCTTTTTATATTTTTTCTTCAAGAGAGCATAATTCCAAGATCATTTAAAAAGCTACAATATATAACAACAAAGATAGCATATGAAAATCCAGTGTTTCAATTAAAAGAGAAAACATTTATTGATGAAGTAGATGAATATAATCTTTATGTTGATAGAATAGAGGGAAAAGATAGACAGGCTAAAGGTGTTCTTATATTTCAAAAGGATGAAAATGAGAATTTTCCAACAGTGCTAGTAGGAGAGAAGGCATTTTGGAAAGATTCAGCTATGGTTATAACAAAATCTAAGTTTTTTGATTTTGACAAAGATGGAAAAGAGAAACTTCGTGGAGAGTTTGATGATAAGAAAGTACCTCTTACAGCATATTTTGATGGAATTGATATTAAGGTAAAAGATATAGAGGCTATGAGTATAGGAATGCTTTTGAAAGAGATTAAAAATCAAACTCCAGATGAAAAGATAAGATATGAAGTTGAAATAAATAGAAAAATTGCATTACCTTTATCAACTATAATGTTATCTCTATTAGGTGTATTTATGTCTATAGGACATCATAGAAGTGGAAAAGGAGCTAATTTTGCCTTGAGTATGGTAGTAGTATTTACATATATTACCCTTCTAAATATTGGAATGGTAATGGCAAATAGGGGAAAAATCCCACCATTTATAGGAGTTTGGACACCTAATTTGGTATTATTCTTTTTGACTTTCATATTTTATAGAAAGAAAGCCAGGGGGATATAG
- a CDS encoding CvpA family protein, with the protein MYLDMAIGVVILFSLLYGLKNGLFVEFIAIFGVVINFIIAKKYTPAVIDFLNLSKDKDRYFIVYVVTFWAVYIILGIIVSLIRNSLNNQGKGLITRLLGGVLGTIKGLFLALIILLIFNYSADIFKGLKKYSAGSYTNKLFLEKAPELEEYIPDVFQAKLKELKNGELVDKYIDKLF; encoded by the coding sequence ATGTATTTAGATATGGCAATAGGAGTAGTTATTCTTTTTTCTTTATTGTATGGATTAAAGAATGGGTTGTTTGTAGAGTTTATAGCAATATTTGGAGTGGTAATAAACTTTATTATAGCTAAAAAATATACTCCAGCAGTTATAGATTTTTTAAATCTTTCTAAAGATAAAGATCGTTATTTTATAGTATATGTAGTTACTTTCTGGGCTGTATATATAATATTAGGAATAATAGTTAGTTTGATTAGAAATTCATTAAATAACCAAGGAAAAGGTTTAATAACTAGACTTTTAGGAGGAGTTTTAGGAACTATAAAAGGATTATTTTTAGCTTTAATAATTCTTTTGATTTTTAACTATTCAGCTGATATTTTTAAAGGATTAAAAAAATACTCAGCAGGAAGTTATACAAATAAACTATTTTTAGAAAAAGCTCCAGAATTAGAAGAATATATACCAGATGTTTTTCAAGCTAAATTAAAAGAATTAAAAAATGGAGAGTTAGTAGATAAATATATTGATAAACTTTTTTAG
- a CDS encoding class I SAM-dependent rRNA methyltransferase, producing MAKVILISGKEKKIINFYPNVFKDEVKTIVGDIKNGDVVDVCSSDGAFVGRGYVTDSTSAFVRVLTTKDEKIDKNFILEKIRRAYKKREHLFNETNCVRAFFSEGDGIPGLIIDKFEKYVSVQFRNSGVEAFRQEIINSIKKVMKPKGIYERSDVENRTLEGVEQKTGVIFGEIPERVIMEDNGLKYNIDIIDGQKTGFFLDQRDSRKFIRKYLTKDTRFLDVFSSSGGFSMAALKEGCKKVTAIDKEPHALELCRENYALNEYTGDFVTMEGDAFLLLKTLVGRGEKFDVITLDPPSLIKRKADIHKGRDFFFDLCDDSFKLLSDNGILGIITCAYHISLQDLIEVTRMAASKNGKLLQVIGINYQPEDHPWILHVPETLYLKALWVKVVEN from the coding sequence ATGGCTAAGGTAATTTTAATAAGTGGGAAAGAGAAAAAGATAATTAACTTTTATCCAAATGTATTTAAAGATGAGGTAAAAACTATAGTTGGGGATATAAAAAATGGAGATGTAGTGGATGTTTGCTCATCTGATGGAGCTTTTGTTGGAAGAGGATATGTAACAGATTCAACATCAGCGTTTGTAAGAGTTTTAACAACTAAAGATGAAAAGATAGATAAAAATTTTATACTTGAAAAAATTAGAAGAGCATATAAAAAGAGAGAGCATCTTTTTAATGAAACTAACTGTGTAAGAGCATTTTTTTCTGAGGGAGATGGAATCCCTGGACTGATAATAGATAAATTTGAAAAATATGTATCTGTACAATTTAGAAATTCTGGAGTAGAAGCTTTTAGACAAGAGATTATAAATAGTATTAAAAAGGTTATGAAGCCAAAGGGAATCTATGAGAGAAGTGACGTTGAAAACAGAACTCTTGAAGGTGTAGAGCAAAAAACAGGAGTAATTTTTGGTGAAATTCCTGAAAGAGTAATAATGGAAGATAATGGGTTAAAATATAATATAGATATTATAGATGGACAAAAAACAGGGTTCTTCCTAGATCAAAGAGACTCAAGAAAGTTTATCAGAAAATACTTAACTAAAGATACAAGATTTTTAGATGTTTTCTCAAGTAGTGGTGGTTTCTCAATGGCAGCTTTAAAAGAGGGATGTAAAAAGGTAACAGCTATTGATAAAGAGCCTCATGCCTTAGAATTATGTAGAGAAAACTATGCTTTAAATGAGTATACAGGGGATTTTGTAACTATGGAAGGAGATGCTTTTCTACTTCTTAAAACTCTTGTAGGAAGAGGAGAGAAATTTGATGTAATTACATTAGATCCACCTTCATTGATTAAAAGAAAAGCTGATATTCATAAGGGAAGAGATTTCTTCTTTGATCTATGTGATGATAGTTTTAAGCTTTTATCTGATAATGGAATTTTAGGAATTATAACATGTGCTTATCATATTTCACTTCAAGATTTAATAGAAGTAACAAGAATGGCAGCCTCTAAAAATGGTAAATTACTTCAAGTTATAGGAATAAATTATCAACCTGAAGATCATCCATGGATTCTTCATGTTCCTGAAACTCTATATTTAAAGGCTTTATGGGTAAAAGTTGTAGAAAATTAA
- the alr gene encoding alanine racemase gives MRTWLEIDIDNLKYNIDKIQKLVEGKKILGVVKADSYGFGAVKIAKELSEVGVKIFGVASLDEALELKKSGIEDEILILGSLFEDEILAADKENFQITVSSRKQLRFIEENRLNIKFHIKIDTGMGRLGFTVEEGDKVIEECIGKNMNITGIYSHLSDADGMSQESIDYTEGQLKKFAIFKKYENVVKYIHILNSGGILRFNNRYAGNLVRAGICMYGMLGNERIEGFKRVFTAKARVLSLRTVEEDSYISYGRTAQLKKGESFATLSIGYADGMKKEFSNKTYVIIENEKCPVVGEICMDMCMVKIPNSILEKVEIGAEAIVIRDDIIEEINSIHKSTWDILTGIGRRVYRVYKKSGSVDFIKR, from the coding sequence ATGAGAACTTGGCTAGAGATAGATATAGACAATTTAAAATACAACATAGATAAAATACAAAAACTAGTTGAGGGTAAAAAGATTTTAGGAGTGGTAAAAGCTGATAGTTATGGTTTTGGAGCAGTTAAGATAGCGAAGGAACTTTCAGAAGTAGGAGTAAAAATTTTTGGTGTAGCTTCATTAGATGAGGCACTTGAATTAAAAAAAAGTGGTATAGAAGATGAGATTTTAATTTTAGGTTCACTATTTGAAGATGAAATTTTAGCAGCAGATAAAGAGAATTTTCAAATAACAGTAAGTAGTAGAAAACAACTAAGATTTATAGAAGAAAATAGGTTAAATATAAAATTTCATATAAAAATTGATACTGGAATGGGAAGATTAGGCTTTACTGTAGAAGAGGGAGATAAGGTAATAGAAGAGTGTATAGGAAAAAATATGAATATTACTGGTATTTATTCACATCTTTCTGATGCTGATGGTATGAGTCAGGAATCTATTGATTACACTGAGGGGCAACTTAAAAAGTTTGCTATTTTCAAAAAATATGAAAATGTAGTAAAATATATTCATATATTAAATAGTGGTGGGATACTTCGTTTTAATAATAGATATGCAGGAAATTTAGTAAGAGCAGGAATATGTATGTATGGAATGCTTGGAAATGAGAGAATAGAAGGATTTAAAAGAGTATTTACAGCAAAAGCTAGAGTTCTATCACTTAGAACTGTAGAAGAGGATTCTTATATCTCTTATGGAAGAACAGCTCAACTAAAAAAAGGAGAAAGTTTTGCTACATTATCGATAGGTTATGCAGATGGTATGAAAAAGGAGTTTTCTAATAAAACATATGTTATAATAGAAAATGAAAAATGTCCTGTAGTCGGTGAGATATGTATGGATATGTGTATGGTAAAAATTCCTAATTCTATTTTAGAAAAAGTAGAGATTGGAGCAGAGGCTATTGTTATTAGAGATGATATAATTGAAGAGATAAACTCAATTCATAAATCTACTTGGGATATTTTAACAGGTATAGGAAGAAGAGTTTATAGAGTGTATAAAAAGAGTGGAAGTGTAGATTTTATAAAAAGATAA
- the secF gene encoding protein translocase subunit SecF, translated as MQIEIIKNSKKFLGISAVFLIISLVVFFAKGLNYGIDFSGGNLFQLKFEKSITLNQINSNLDEIAKTIHQVNPNSRKVQISEDNTVIIRTPELKESQKTEVLNNLKKIGNFEINKEEKVGASVGEELKTSAILALSIGAVLIILYITFRFEFTFAVAAVAALFHDLIIAIGVIALLGYEIDTPFIAAILTILGYSINDTIVVFDRIRENMKRKNRGTFEQCLDKSVNQVMIRSLNTSVTTLFAIIAILVFGGDSLKTFIMTLLIGILAGTYSSVFIATPLVYILDKNKKGPNKGFNSFKEETKKENEEKILV; from the coding sequence ATGCAAATAGAAATTATAAAAAACAGTAAGAAATTTTTAGGTATTTCAGCAGTTTTCCTAATAATCTCTCTAGTAGTTTTCTTTGCTAAAGGATTAAATTATGGAATTGACTTCTCTGGAGGAAACCTATTTCAATTAAAATTTGAGAAAAGTATAACTTTAAATCAAATTAATAGTAACTTAGATGAGATAGCTAAAACAATACATCAAGTTAATCCTAATAGTAGAAAAGTTCAAATTTCAGAAGACAATACAGTTATTATAAGAACTCCTGAATTAAAAGAAAGCCAAAAAACAGAAGTACTTAATAATTTGAAAAAAATAGGAAACTTTGAGATCAATAAAGAGGAAAAAGTAGGGGCAAGTGTAGGAGAAGAATTAAAAACATCTGCAATTTTAGCTTTAAGTATAGGAGCAGTTTTAATAATTCTATATATAACATTTAGATTTGAATTTACATTTGCTGTTGCAGCAGTAGCAGCTCTATTCCATGACTTAATAATAGCAATTGGAGTTATAGCACTTTTAGGTTATGAAATAGACACTCCGTTTATAGCTGCAATACTTACAATTCTTGGATATTCAATCAACGATACAATAGTAGTTTTTGATAGAATAAGAGAAAATATGAAACGTAAAAATAGAGGAACTTTTGAACAATGTCTAGATAAGAGTGTTAACCAAGTTATGATAAGATCTTTAAATACATCAGTAACAACTTTATTTGCTATTATAGCAATTCTTGTTTTTGGTGGAGATAGCTTAAAAACATTTATTATGACTCTATTAATAGGAATTTTAGCTGGAACATACAGTTCAGTATTTATAGCAACTCCTTTAGTTTATATTCTTGATAAAAATAAAAAAGGACCAAATAAAGGGTTTAATAGTTTTAAAGAAGAAACAAAAAAGGAAAATGAAGAGAAAATATTAGTCTAA
- the secD gene encoding protein translocase subunit SecD, whose amino-acid sequence MGSKLLMRLSLVIVVVIGAIWLSFFKPTKLGLDLKGGVYVVLEAVPEEGVTIDDSAMNRLIEVLDRRINGLGVAESLVQKAGNNRVIIELPGISNTEDAINMIGKTALLEFKIENPDGTLGETLLTGGALKKADVTHDNLGRPQIQFEMNQEGAIKFAEITRNNIGRKLAITLDGKVQTAPMINSEIPSGNGVITGNYTLEEAKATATLLNAGALPVKAEVVETRTVGASLGDESIAQSKQAAMFAMALIGIFMLIFYRLPGIVADIALIIFGLITFGCLNFIDATLTLPGIAGLILSAGMAVDANVIIFERIKEELKLGNTIRNAIDAGFSKGFVAIFDSNLTTLIITTILFTFGTGPVKGFAVTLTIGTLASMFTAITITKILLVTFVTIFKLNKPELFGVRRKI is encoded by the coding sequence ATGGGATCAAAATTACTGATGAGATTATCCCTTGTTATAGTTGTAGTGATAGGAGCTATATGGCTTAGCTTTTTTAAACCAACTAAACTAGGACTAGATCTAAAAGGTGGAGTATATGTAGTTCTTGAAGCTGTTCCAGAAGAAGGAGTAACTATTGATGACTCTGCTATGAATAGGTTGATAGAGGTATTAGACAGAAGAATAAACGGGCTTGGGGTAGCTGAATCATTAGTTCAAAAAGCTGGAAATAATAGAGTTATTATTGAACTTCCAGGAATAAGTAATACTGAAGATGCTATTAACATGATAGGAAAAACAGCACTTCTTGAATTTAAAATTGAAAATCCAGATGGAACTTTAGGGGAAACACTATTAACAGGTGGAGCATTGAAAAAAGCAGATGTAACACATGATAACTTAGGAAGACCTCAAATTCAATTTGAAATGAACCAAGAGGGAGCAATAAAATTTGCTGAAATTACAAGAAATAATATTGGAAGAAAATTAGCAATTACACTAGATGGAAAAGTTCAAACTGCTCCTATGATCAACTCTGAAATTCCTAGTGGAAATGGAGTTATTACAGGAAACTATACTTTAGAAGAGGCTAAAGCAACAGCAACTCTTTTAAATGCAGGAGCTTTACCAGTAAAAGCTGAGGTTGTAGAAACTAGAACAGTAGGAGCATCACTTGGTGACGAATCAATAGCTCAAAGTAAACAAGCAGCTATGTTTGCTATGGCTTTAATTGGTATATTTATGCTTATATTCTACAGACTTCCAGGAATAGTAGCAGATATAGCACTTATTATATTTGGACTTATAACTTTTGGATGTTTAAATTTCATAGATGCAACATTGACACTTCCAGGTATAGCAGGGCTTATTTTATCAGCAGGTATGGCAGTAGATGCTAACGTTATCATATTTGAGAGAATAAAAGAGGAATTAAAATTAGGTAATACAATTCGTAATGCAATAGATGCAGGATTTAGTAAAGGATTTGTAGCAATATTTGACTCTAACTTAACAACATTAATAATAACAACTATCTTATTTACTTTTGGAACTGGACCAGTAAAAGGGTTTGCAGTAACATTGACAATAGGTACATTGGCATCAATGTTTACAGCTATTACAATCACTAAAATATTATTAGTTACATTTGTAACTATATTTAAACTAAATAAACCAGAACTATTTGGAGTTAGGAGGAAAATATAA
- the ruvX gene encoding Holliday junction resolvase RuvX, with protein sequence MYKKYIALDIGDVRIGVAKSDILGIVATPLEVINRKKVKSVQRIKELCEQENTKSLVVGIPKSLDGTEKRQAEKVREYIEKLKKNIEGLEIYEVDERLTTVSADRMLNEANKKGALEKRKVVDKIAAAIILQTFLDRKK encoded by the coding sequence ATGTATAAAAAATATATTGCCTTAGATATAGGGGATGTAAGGATAGGAGTAGCAAAATCTGATATTCTAGGGATAGTTGCTACTCCTCTAGAAGTAATAAATAGAAAAAAAGTTAAGTCTGTTCAAAGGATAAAGGAGTTATGTGAACAAGAGAATACAAAATCTTTAGTAGTTGGGATTCCTAAAAGTTTAGATGGAACAGAGAAGCGTCAAGCTGAGAAAGTTAGAGAGTATATAGAAAAACTTAAAAAGAATATTGAAGGTTTGGAAATATATGAGGTAGATGAAAGATTGACAACTGTATCAGCAGATAGAATGTTAAATGAGGCTAATAAAAAAGGGGCTTTAGAAAAGAGAAAAGTAGTTGATAAAATAGCAGCAGCAATTATTTTACAAACTTTTTTAGATAGAAAAAAATAG